The following are encoded together in the Lathyrus oleraceus cultivar Zhongwan6 chromosome 3, CAAS_Psat_ZW6_1.0, whole genome shotgun sequence genome:
- the LOC127131241 gene encoding uncharacterized protein LOC127131241, whose translation MRQRRWLEVLKGYDFGLSYHPGKSNVVADALSRKSLHMSMLMILQRIGEVACQIALPPLLANIHDMFRVSQLRRYLLNSSHVIQVEDIQVRVNLTVKASPMQIEYREVKHLCEKMSFNPLDERKEHLSRKKAEHQGQRADDIKSHPCGLVVKGSKRHVIGNAPN comes from the exons atgaggcagagaagatggcTCGAGGTTCTGAAGGGTTATGATTTTGGCTTGAGTTACCATCCTGGTAAATCTAATGTcgtagctgatgcattgagtagAAAGTCATTGCATATGTCAATGTTGATG ATCTTACAGAGGATAGGAGAGGTGGCCTGTCAGATTGCCTTGCCACCACTACTTGCTAATATTCATGATATGTTTcgtgtgtctcagttgaggagataccTTTTGAATTcgtctcatgtgatccaagtggaAGATATACAGGTGAGAGTGAACTTGACTGTTAAGGCATCACCCATGCAGATAGAGTATCGAGAAGTGAAGCACTTGTGTG AGAAAATGTCGTTCAACCCTCTAGATGAAAGGAAGGAACACCTATCAAGGAAGAAGGCTGAGCATCAAGGGCAACGCGCAGATGATATAAAGAGTCATCCATGCGGCCTCGTAGTGAAAGGAAGCAAGAGGCATGTCATAGGAAATGCCCCCAATTAG